One part of the Sneathia vaginalis genome encodes these proteins:
- a CDS encoding Nif3-like dinuclear metal center hexameric protein, with the protein MKLTELIDKLNEKFPENICESWDNVGLLLGDKDKDVKKVLIALEVNSKAIDKAIQERVDVIISHHPLIFKSLKKITKDDMIGSRIMRLLKNDIAVYAMHTNLDSATGGLNDYVFKLLDLDAKRMYEDETKNRPLRYFDLTKKMTIEEMVKVVKEKLNISQLRVIYDEYYTKKDIKSFALVTGSGMDFFNEVKDKVDLFITADVKYHEAQDALEQGVSIIDFGHLESEVHAVDLLSNYLKEITNVQIVEFHNNPVYIY; encoded by the coding sequence GTGAAATTAACTGAATTGATAGATAAGTTGAATGAAAAATTTCCAGAAAATATTTGCGAATCTTGGGATAATGTTGGTCTACTATTAGGCGACAAAGATAAAGATGTAAAAAAGGTCTTAATAGCCCTAGAAGTTAACTCTAAAGCTATTGATAAGGCTATACAAGAAAGAGTTGATGTAATAATATCACATCACCCATTAATATTTAAATCTTTAAAGAAAATTACAAAAGATGATATGATAGGCTCAAGAATTATGCGTCTTTTAAAAAATGATATAGCTGTATATGCTATGCATACTAACCTTGATTCTGCAACAGGTGGATTAAATGACTATGTGTTTAAATTACTAGATTTAGATGCAAAAAGAATGTATGAGGATGAAACTAAAAATAGACCACTTCGATATTTTGATCTAACTAAAAAGATGACTATTGAAGAAATGGTGAAAGTTGTGAAAGAAAAGTTAAATATTTCTCAACTTAGAGTAATATATGATGAGTATTATACAAAAAAAGATATAAAGAGTTTTGCTCTTGTAACAGGATCAGGTATGGACTTTTTTAATGAGGTAAAAGATAAGGTAGACTTATTCATTACAGCAGATGTTAAATATCATGAAGCACAAGATGCATTAGAACAAGGTGTTAGTATAATAGACTTTGGGCATCTTGAAAGTGAAGTTCATGCAGTAGACCTATTATCAAACTATTTAAAAGAAATTACAAATGTACAAATTGTTGAGTTTCACAACAATCCAGTCTATATTTATTAA